From Humibacter ginsenosidimutans, a single genomic window includes:
- the eno gene encoding phosphopyruvate hydratase, translated as MSLIEAVGAREILDSRGNPTVEVEVLLDDGTVARAAVPSGASTGAFEAYELRDGDKSRYGGKGVEKAVDAVLDELGPAIEGFEASDQRSIDAALIEVDGTENKSRVGANAILGVSLAVARAAADAADLPLFRYVGGPNAHVLPVPLFNVINGGEHADNGIDMQEFFLAPIGASSFREALRWGAETYHVLKSELKAAGFSTGLGDEGGFAPDLPSNREGLDFLVKAIEKAGFTPGTDIALGLDAAATEFFDDGVYTLDKKQWTAPELIDYYADLVDSYPIVTIEDGLAEDDWENWGLLTEKLGSKIQLVGDDLFVTNPKRLAKGIELGVANSLLVKVNQIGTLSETLDAVEMAHRAGYTAMFSHRSGETEDTTIADLVVATNSGQIKSGAPARSERVAKYNQLLRIEEELDTAAVYAGRSAFPRFTA; from the coding sequence GTGTCTTTGATCGAGGCTGTTGGCGCTCGCGAGATTCTGGATTCCCGTGGCAACCCCACCGTCGAGGTGGAGGTCCTGCTCGATGACGGCACCGTCGCTCGGGCTGCCGTTCCTTCCGGGGCATCCACGGGTGCATTCGAGGCGTACGAGCTGCGCGACGGCGACAAGTCCCGCTACGGCGGCAAGGGCGTCGAGAAGGCCGTCGACGCGGTGCTCGACGAGCTAGGCCCGGCCATCGAGGGTTTCGAGGCATCCGACCAGCGCTCGATCGACGCAGCCCTCATCGAGGTCGACGGCACCGAGAACAAGTCGCGCGTGGGCGCGAACGCCATCCTCGGTGTGAGCCTCGCCGTGGCGCGTGCGGCGGCAGACGCGGCGGATCTGCCCCTCTTCCGTTACGTCGGCGGCCCCAACGCGCACGTTCTGCCCGTGCCGCTGTTCAATGTGATCAACGGTGGCGAGCACGCCGACAACGGCATCGACATGCAGGAGTTCTTCCTCGCGCCGATCGGTGCATCGAGCTTCCGCGAGGCGTTGCGCTGGGGCGCGGAGACCTACCACGTGCTCAAGTCCGAGCTCAAGGCCGCCGGCTTCAGCACGGGACTCGGCGACGAGGGCGGCTTCGCCCCCGACCTGCCGAGCAACCGCGAGGGCTTGGACTTCTTGGTCAAGGCCATCGAGAAGGCCGGCTTCACGCCGGGCACCGACATCGCACTCGGGCTCGACGCGGCGGCGACCGAGTTCTTCGACGACGGCGTCTACACGCTCGACAAGAAGCAGTGGACCGCCCCCGAGCTCATCGACTACTACGCCGACCTCGTCGACTCGTACCCGATCGTCACGATCGAGGACGGCCTGGCCGAAGACGACTGGGAGAACTGGGGCCTTCTCACCGAGAAGCTCGGCTCCAAGATCCAGCTCGTCGGCGACGACCTGTTCGTCACGAACCCGAAGCGCCTCGCGAAGGGCATCGAACTCGGCGTCGCGAACTCCCTGCTGGTCAAGGTCAACCAGATCGGCACGCTGAGCGAGACCCTCGACGCCGTCGAGATGGCGCACCGCGCCGGCTACACGGCGATGTTCTCGCACCGCTCCGGCGAGACCGAGGACACCACCATCGCCGACCTCGTGGTCGCCACCAACTCCGGTCAGATCAAGAGTGGTGCTCCGGCACGGAGCGAGCGCGTCGCGAAGTACAACCAGCTGCTGCGCATCGAAGAAGAGCTCGACACGGCGGCCGTCTACGCCGGTCGCAGCGCGTTCCCGCGGTTCACGGCGTAG
- a CDS encoding DUF3311 domain-containing protein, whose translation MSDPDIPTRGPAKPVPYVIAGILIAIAIIMPLIVPLYAFAEPTLWGMPFFYWYQLLWVFIASGLLGIAYLIMRKEDRRRRQAVRGAGPQAATAQTSAGDGDGANGTGTDTEGDAR comes from the coding sequence GTGTCTGACCCCGATATCCCCACGCGCGGTCCGGCCAAGCCGGTGCCGTACGTGATCGCGGGCATCCTGATCGCGATAGCGATCATCATGCCGTTGATCGTTCCCCTCTACGCGTTCGCGGAGCCGACGCTCTGGGGGATGCCGTTCTTCTACTGGTACCAGCTGCTGTGGGTCTTCATCGCTTCCGGCCTGCTGGGCATCGCGTACCTCATCATGCGCAAGGAGGACCGACGCCGCAGGCAGGCCGTCCGCGGCGCGGGGCCGCAGGCGGCCACGGCACAGACCTCGGCCGGTGACGGCGATGGCGCCAACGGCACAGGAACCGACACCGAGGGAGACGCCCGATGA
- a CDS encoding PadR family transcriptional regulator: MRVGKDLVAAAATPLVLGILAEGESYGYAILQRIAELSNGELRWNDGMLYPLLHRLERLGHVDSSWDSSHPGRPRKQYRLSDAGAAALAEQSAQWDVVSAALRSVRVLRAAGNGLA; this comes from the coding sequence ATGCGCGTGGGCAAAGATCTGGTGGCCGCTGCGGCGACACCGTTGGTGCTGGGCATCCTCGCCGAAGGGGAGTCGTACGGCTACGCGATTCTCCAGCGCATCGCCGAGCTGTCGAACGGCGAGTTGAGGTGGAACGACGGGATGCTCTATCCGTTGCTCCACCGACTGGAGCGCCTGGGCCACGTTGATTCGAGCTGGGACTCCTCGCATCCCGGCCGGCCGCGCAAGCAGTACCGGCTCAGCGATGCCGGTGCTGCCGCCCTCGCCGAGCAGAGCGCGCAGTGGGACGTGGTGAGTGCTGCGCTGCGGAGCGTCAGGGTGCTGCGGGCCGCGGGAAACGGGCTGGCCTGA
- a CDS encoding DUF501 domain-containing protein: MTTPPFDAATPRDIEIVSAQLGRPARAVIGIAARCACGAPTVVATAPRLADGTPFPTLYYLSHPAATAAMSRLEAAGVMTEFNELLAADDEVRAAYEGAHRAYLADRDRVEQVDEIAGFSAGGMPTRVKCLHALAAHALAAGEGVNPIGDLALARGGWSPDACECPDYGLR; this comes from the coding sequence ATGACAACACCACCGTTCGACGCGGCGACTCCGCGCGACATCGAGATCGTCTCGGCTCAGCTGGGACGTCCGGCGCGCGCCGTCATCGGCATCGCAGCACGGTGCGCCTGCGGAGCGCCCACCGTGGTCGCCACCGCGCCTCGGTTGGCCGACGGTACGCCGTTCCCCACGCTCTACTACCTCAGCCATCCCGCCGCGACCGCGGCGATGTCGAGGTTGGAGGCCGCCGGGGTGATGACCGAGTTCAACGAACTGCTCGCCGCCGATGACGAGGTGCGAGCCGCCTACGAGGGCGCGCACCGCGCGTATCTGGCGGACCGCGACCGTGTCGAGCAGGTCGACGAGATCGCCGGCTTCTCGGCCGGCGGCATGCCCACGCGGGTCAAGTGCCTGCACGCTCTCGCCGCTCACGCTCTCGCAGCGGGAGAAGGCGTGAATCCGATCGGCGACCTCGCGCTCGCGCGCGGAGGATGGTCGCCGGATGCCTGTGAATGTCCTGACTACGGCTTGCGGTAG
- a CDS encoding FtsB family cell division protein, with protein sequence MPASNPRASAKWLRGLRFSWFSLVMLGLVVLGVLVVAPTLHLYVDQQHKIAGLEKSNADTAAKVTDLHKQAANWSDPDYIKAQARDRLLFVMPGETSYLVIDDRPPAPKKDAAPVSTSIQNTKTDWLSAISESFLTAGLTTQTADQLSK encoded by the coding sequence ATGCCCGCCTCGAATCCCCGTGCGTCTGCCAAGTGGCTGCGCGGGCTGCGCTTCTCCTGGTTCAGCCTGGTCATGCTCGGCCTGGTGGTGCTCGGCGTGCTCGTGGTCGCGCCGACACTGCACCTGTATGTCGATCAGCAGCACAAGATCGCCGGGCTCGAGAAGAGCAATGCCGATACCGCGGCGAAGGTGACCGACCTGCACAAGCAGGCCGCGAACTGGAGCGATCCCGACTACATCAAAGCGCAGGCGAGAGACCGACTGCTTTTCGTGATGCCGGGGGAGACCAGCTATCTTGTCATCGACGATCGCCCGCCGGCACCGAAGAAGGATGCCGCTCCGGTGAGCACCAGCATCCAGAACACGAAGACGGATTGGCTCTCCGCGATCTCGGAGTCGTTCTTGACGGCGGGCCTGACGACCCAGACCGCCGACCAGCTTTCGAAGTGA
- a CDS encoding LemA family protein, with protein MEWLIPVIIVVVILVIIGIYFWAMYNSLVTLNVRVDEAWSDITVQLKRRADLIPNLIETVKGYAAHEKSVFEDVTKARAETLSASGPAEASVAENHIQTALRSIFAVAEAYPQLQASQNFLRLQSDLVDTEDKIQAARRFYNGGVREFNTKIKVFPNNMFAKRLGFSARDFFEVADANAIAEPPRVQF; from the coding sequence ATGGAATGGCTGATCCCCGTCATCATCGTCGTCGTGATCCTGGTGATCATCGGCATCTACTTCTGGGCGATGTACAACTCCCTCGTCACGTTGAACGTGCGAGTCGATGAGGCGTGGAGCGACATCACGGTCCAGCTCAAGCGTCGTGCCGACCTCATCCCCAACCTGATCGAGACGGTCAAGGGATACGCCGCGCACGAGAAGAGCGTGTTCGAAGACGTGACCAAGGCGCGCGCCGAGACGCTGTCGGCGAGCGGGCCGGCAGAGGCATCCGTGGCCGAGAACCACATCCAGACCGCACTGCGCAGCATCTTCGCCGTCGCGGAGGCGTACCCGCAGCTTCAGGCGAGCCAGAACTTCCTCCGGCTGCAGTCCGACCTGGTCGACACCGAAGACAAGATCCAGGCGGCACGGCGCTTCTACAACGGCGGCGTTCGGGAGTTCAACACCAAGATCAAGGTGTTCCCGAACAACATGTTCGCCAAGCGGCTCGGCTTCAGCGCACGCGACTTCTTCGAGGTCGCCGACGCGAACGCCATCGCCGAACCGCCCCGCGTGCAGTTCTGA
- a CDS encoding D-arabinono-1,4-lactone oxidase, with protein MTATGALWRNWGRSEKIRPARVERPEGVAAVQRAVVSAAERGLHVKPVGAGHSFSGIAVAPGVQFDLHALSGVIAVDEASGRVTLGAGTNLYRLPELLRPYGLALENMGDIDRQTIAGATSTGTHGTGGRFGGLATQIVGATLVIGDGSLLHVDESENPELLPAVRLGLGALGVLVDLTIQCVPAFLLHAVESSEPLGAVLDAYLERSANEDHFEFYWFPHTATAVTKANTRLPIDAERHPRPRFGSWVDDELIANGLYRGICAAGTVLPGMIPAVNRFASRLMGNGEFTDVSPRVFVSDRDVRFREMEYALPREAVPGALREVDRLISARGWRISFPVEVRSAAADENWMSTAHGRDTGYVAVHRYYREDPTEYFAAVEAIMRGHDGRPHWGKMHTRTADDLRPAYPRFDDFVAVRDRLDPTGVFENRYLRTVLGPVRVPAER; from the coding sequence GTGACGGCGACCGGCGCGCTCTGGCGCAACTGGGGGCGCAGCGAGAAGATCCGGCCGGCGAGGGTCGAGCGGCCGGAGGGCGTCGCCGCGGTGCAGCGCGCCGTCGTGTCGGCGGCCGAACGCGGGCTGCACGTCAAGCCGGTGGGCGCCGGACACAGCTTCTCGGGCATCGCGGTGGCGCCGGGCGTGCAGTTCGATCTGCACGCGCTGAGCGGTGTGATCGCCGTCGACGAGGCATCCGGTCGGGTCACCCTCGGCGCGGGAACCAATCTCTATCGTCTGCCCGAGCTGCTGAGGCCGTACGGCCTCGCGCTCGAGAACATGGGCGACATCGATCGGCAGACCATCGCGGGCGCCACCTCGACGGGCACGCACGGCACGGGCGGACGATTCGGGGGACTGGCCACTCAGATCGTCGGCGCCACGCTCGTCATCGGCGACGGCTCGCTGCTGCACGTCGACGAGTCCGAGAACCCCGAGCTGCTGCCTGCGGTGCGGCTCGGACTCGGCGCACTCGGCGTGCTGGTCGATCTCACGATCCAGTGCGTGCCGGCGTTCCTGCTGCACGCCGTCGAGTCGTCCGAACCGCTCGGCGCGGTGCTGGATGCCTACCTCGAGCGTTCGGCGAACGAGGACCACTTCGAGTTCTACTGGTTCCCGCACACCGCGACCGCCGTCACGAAGGCGAACACCCGCCTGCCGATCGACGCCGAACGGCATCCGCGGCCCCGCTTCGGGTCGTGGGTCGACGACGAGCTGATCGCGAACGGCCTCTACCGAGGCATCTGCGCCGCGGGAACCGTGCTGCCGGGCATGATCCCCGCCGTCAACCGGTTCGCGAGCCGGCTGATGGGCAACGGCGAGTTCACGGATGTCTCGCCGCGGGTGTTCGTCAGCGATCGCGACGTACGGTTCCGCGAGATGGAGTACGCGCTGCCCCGAGAAGCGGTGCCAGGGGCGCTGCGCGAGGTCGACAGGCTCATCTCCGCCCGGGGCTGGCGCATCTCCTTCCCCGTCGAGGTGCGCTCCGCCGCTGCCGACGAGAACTGGATGTCCACGGCCCACGGCCGCGACACCGGTTACGTCGCGGTGCACCGCTACTACCGCGAAGACCCGACAGAGTACTTCGCGGCGGTGGAGGCGATCATGCGCGGACACGACGGACGACCGCACTGGGGCAAGATGCACACCCGCACCGCAGACGATCTGCGACCCGCGTATCCGCGCTTCGACGACTTCGTCGCCGTGCGCGATCGGCTCGACCCGACAGGCGTGTTCGAGAACCGGTACCTGCGCACCGTGCTCGGGCCTGTTCGAGTGCCTGCCGAACGGTGA
- a CDS encoding alanine racemase, whose protein sequence is MMIDLEAPPQASRRRWDNAALYWPSLTSATAHLDAPVAVIELDALRANAHDMLSRADGKPIRVASKSVRVRAVVEAALALPGYHGVLAYSLDEALWLAQGDADHAPIDDIVLGYPTANRAAIRRLATSPELASRVTLMVDSVAHLDLIDGVVAPGERESIRVALELDASWFGPAGRIGVFRSPVHTADEAGDLAAHIVGRKGFTLVGMMAYEAQIAGQGDAPRGRPAYAATVRWMQRNSRAELLERRAAAVARVRGMAQLEFVNGGGTGSLEFTGADPSVTEIGAGSGLLGGHLFDNYRGFTPAPAAAFALDVVRKADARTATILGGGWVASGPPAVDRLPRPVWPTGLRMAPREMAGEVQTPVSGPNAAGLRLGDRVWFRHTKSGELSEHVNEFVLVEGGEAVGTVPTYRGDGKAFL, encoded by the coding sequence ATGATGATCGATCTCGAGGCGCCGCCTCAGGCATCCCGCCGGCGCTGGGACAACGCCGCGCTCTACTGGCCGTCGTTGACCTCGGCGACTGCCCACCTCGACGCGCCGGTCGCGGTGATCGAGCTCGACGCGCTGCGCGCGAACGCGCACGACATGCTCTCGCGCGCCGACGGCAAGCCCATCAGGGTCGCCTCCAAGTCGGTGCGCGTGCGCGCGGTCGTCGAGGCGGCGCTCGCCTTGCCCGGCTACCACGGTGTGCTCGCCTATTCGCTCGACGAGGCACTCTGGCTGGCGCAGGGCGACGCCGATCACGCACCGATCGACGACATCGTGCTCGGTTATCCCACGGCGAACCGCGCGGCGATCCGTCGGCTGGCGACCTCGCCCGAGTTGGCGTCCCGCGTCACGCTCATGGTGGACTCCGTCGCTCACCTCGACCTCATCGACGGTGTCGTGGCGCCGGGGGAGCGCGAGAGCATCCGCGTCGCTCTGGAACTGGATGCCTCGTGGTTCGGTCCGGCGGGCCGCATCGGCGTCTTCCGCTCTCCCGTGCACACGGCCGACGAGGCGGGCGACCTTGCGGCGCACATCGTGGGCCGCAAGGGTTTCACGCTCGTCGGCATGATGGCCTACGAGGCGCAGATCGCCGGGCAGGGGGATGCCCCGCGCGGCCGCCCCGCCTACGCCGCGACCGTGCGCTGGATGCAACGCAATTCCCGCGCCGAGCTGCTCGAGCGTCGGGCCGCCGCCGTGGCCAGAGTGCGCGGCATGGCCCAGCTCGAATTCGTCAACGGCGGAGGCACCGGCTCGCTCGAGTTCACCGGAGCCGACCCGTCGGTCACCGAGATCGGCGCGGGCAGCGGCCTGCTCGGAGGCCACCTCTTCGACAACTACCGCGGCTTCACGCCGGCGCCGGCCGCGGCGTTCGCGCTCGACGTGGTGCGCAAGGCGGACGCGCGCACGGCGACCATCCTCGGCGGCGGGTGGGTGGCATCCGGTCCGCCCGCCGTCGACCGCCTGCCGCGGCCCGTGTGGCCCACCGGGCTGCGGATGGCACCCCGCGAGATGGCAGGCGAGGTGCAGACCCCGGTCAGCGGACCGAACGCTGCCGGCCTGCGTCTCGGCGACCGGGTGTGGTTCAGGCACACGAAGTCGGGCGAATTGAGCGAGCACGTGAACGAGTTCGTGCTGGTCGAAGGCGGAGAAGCCGTCGGCACGGTTCCGACGTATCGCGGAGATGGGAAGGCCTTCCTGTGA
- a CDS encoding TetR/AcrR family transcriptional regulator, with translation MTRMSVAERREALVAAALRVIARDGVHAATTRAIAGEAGMPQASFHYAFESRDELMREVVRHVVEQEEGSILPAMAPQSAPTDMRQALRSGLQHYFAGVTADPDHERAMFELSQYSQRTPGAEHLARLQYESYVELAVSSLTAAAQLVDSSWTRPIDEVARLLIGLTDGLTTTWLATRDDVAAQRFIDFAAEAVAQLSEPVRPAAGIRSAAENEVRA, from the coding sequence ATGACGCGCATGTCCGTGGCCGAACGCCGCGAGGCGCTCGTCGCCGCCGCTCTGCGGGTGATCGCCCGCGACGGTGTGCATGCCGCCACGACGAGAGCCATCGCGGGAGAGGCGGGGATGCCGCAGGCATCCTTCCACTACGCGTTCGAGTCCCGTGATGAGTTGATGCGCGAGGTCGTGCGTCACGTCGTCGAGCAGGAGGAGGGATCGATCCTGCCTGCGATGGCGCCGCAGTCCGCACCCACCGACATGCGGCAAGCGCTGCGCAGCGGGCTGCAGCACTACTTCGCCGGCGTGACCGCCGATCCCGATCACGAGCGCGCCATGTTCGAGCTCTCGCAGTATTCGCAGCGCACGCCGGGGGCAGAGCACCTCGCGCGGCTCCAGTACGAGAGCTACGTCGAGCTCGCGGTCTCGTCTCTCACGGCCGCCGCACAGCTCGTCGACAGCAGCTGGACGCGTCCCATCGACGAGGTCGCCCGACTGCTCATCGGCCTCACCGACGGCCTCACCACCACGTGGCTGGCCACGCGCGACGACGTCGCCGCGCAGCGGTTCATCGACTTCGCGGCGGAGGCCGTCGCCCAGCTGAGTGAACCTGTGCGACCCGCCGCCGGCATCCGTTCCGCCGCCGAGAACGAGGTGCGAGCATGA
- a CDS encoding permease prefix domain 1-containing protein — translation MDLVVERGIAEWRAELAARDAVSSADVRELESHLRDQVDALIAAGLAPDEALLVAVKRVGALDEVAAEYAKEHSDRLWKQLVVSQRTRATAQGTGLYWAIGLAIGAALAVKLPSLFGLTLFTPGDYYERNIALLVLPFLAAYFLVRRRASAGTVTAVAVPFVAMALVVDLYPFVEGSGTPSSQTELLAIIHSAVVLWLAIGIAHASGDWRSTRARMDFVRFTGEWIVYYVLIALGGAVLAGLTVAVFGAVGLNAIPFVGEWMLPCGAAGAVLVAAWLVEAKKNVIENIAPVLTRVFAPLVTLLLIASLVAALVQFDVVDGSRGLLIIIDVMLLVVTGLVLYAMSARDPDAPPSWFDRLQLVMLIAALAVDIVVLVAMVGRIGTYGASANKLASLGLNVILLVNLAGAAWLQLGFLRRRTRFALLEYWQMAYVPVYFVWALVVVVVFPPVFSFV, via the coding sequence ATGGACCTCGTGGTCGAACGCGGCATCGCGGAGTGGCGTGCGGAGCTGGCGGCGCGTGACGCCGTCTCCTCCGCCGATGTGCGGGAGCTCGAGTCTCACCTTCGCGATCAGGTCGACGCGCTCATCGCGGCCGGTCTCGCACCCGACGAGGCGCTCCTCGTCGCGGTGAAGCGCGTCGGCGCTCTCGACGAGGTCGCCGCCGAATACGCCAAAGAACACTCCGACCGGCTCTGGAAGCAACTCGTGGTGAGCCAGCGCACCCGCGCGACGGCGCAGGGAACGGGCCTCTATTGGGCGATCGGCCTGGCGATCGGTGCGGCTCTCGCCGTCAAGCTGCCGAGCCTCTTCGGGCTCACGCTGTTCACGCCGGGCGACTACTACGAGCGCAACATCGCTCTGCTGGTGTTGCCGTTCCTCGCGGCCTACTTCCTGGTGCGCCGCCGGGCGAGCGCCGGCACCGTCACTGCCGTGGCGGTGCCGTTCGTGGCCATGGCGCTGGTGGTCGACCTCTACCCGTTCGTCGAGGGGTCGGGAACGCCGTCGAGTCAGACCGAACTGCTCGCCATCATCCACTCGGCGGTCGTGCTCTGGCTCGCGATCGGCATCGCGCACGCCTCGGGCGACTGGCGCTCGACTCGGGCACGCATGGATTTCGTGCGCTTCACCGGCGAGTGGATCGTCTACTACGTGCTGATCGCGCTCGGCGGCGCCGTGCTCGCCGGACTCACCGTCGCCGTGTTCGGCGCGGTGGGCCTCAACGCGATCCCGTTCGTCGGTGAGTGGATGCTGCCCTGCGGTGCCGCAGGCGCCGTGCTGGTCGCGGCATGGCTGGTCGAGGCCAAGAAGAACGTCATCGAGAACATCGCCCCTGTGCTCACCAGGGTGTTCGCACCGCTCGTCACCCTGCTGCTGATCGCGTCGCTCGTCGCGGCGCTGGTGCAGTTCGACGTGGTGGACGGTTCCCGCGGCCTCCTGATCATCATCGACGTCATGTTGCTGGTGGTCACAGGCCTGGTTCTCTACGCGATGTCGGCGAGAGATCCGGATGCTCCGCCGTCGTGGTTCGACCGTCTCCAGTTGGTCATGTTGATCGCCGCGCTCGCCGTCGACATCGTCGTGCTCGTGGCCATGGTCGGGCGCATCGGCACCTACGGCGCCAGCGCGAACAAGCTCGCCTCGCTCGGGCTCAACGTGATCCTGCTCGTCAATCTGGCCGGCGCGGCATGGCTGCAGCTCGGGTTCCTCCGCAGGCGCACCCGCTTCGCGCTGCTCGAGTACTGGCAGATGGCCTATGTGCCCGTGTACTTCGTGTGGGCGCTGGTGGTCGTCGTCGTGTTCCCGCCGGTGTTCTCGTTCGTGTGA
- a CDS encoding NAD(P)/FAD-dependent oxidoreductase, with translation MPKILIVGGGYAGFYTAWKLEKWLRKGEAEVTLVDPLPYMTYQPFLPEVAAGEIEPRHAVVSHRRHLKKTNIIGAKVTYINHAEKKATITPPVGEPWEFEYDQVVVTAGAVSRTFPIPGVADQAIGLKAIEEAVAIRDRVLDNFAKAATLPAGPERERLLTFVVVGGGFAGIEVFAELRAFASALLKQYPEITFEETHFHLIEAMGRIMPEVSLETSHWVIKNLAQRGAEIHLETQLQSAVNGVIELSTGESFESDLIVWTAGVMATPQIVRHTDLPIEERGRVKTRADLRVTTDGDDVIADAWACGDVAAVPDLSGFGVGGNCVPNAQHAVRQAKLLAKNIVATLRGEGVKDYFHKPLGAVAGLGLGIGVYQWRKLAIKGWPAWFMHRGYHGLAMPSWERKWRVLGDWWLDFWLGRDNVSMSAVQTPRAVFEEFAARPKPPVEAAAPKSEPKAAEKKSVTKEPAKA, from the coding sequence GTGCCCAAAATCCTGATCGTCGGCGGCGGCTACGCCGGCTTCTACACGGCTTGGAAGCTCGAGAAGTGGTTGCGCAAGGGTGAGGCGGAGGTCACGCTCGTCGACCCGCTGCCCTACATGACCTACCAGCCGTTCCTCCCGGAGGTCGCTGCCGGTGAGATCGAGCCGCGTCACGCGGTCGTCTCGCACCGTCGGCACCTGAAGAAGACGAACATCATCGGGGCCAAGGTCACCTACATCAACCACGCCGAGAAGAAGGCGACCATCACGCCGCCGGTCGGTGAGCCATGGGAGTTCGAGTACGACCAGGTCGTGGTGACGGCGGGCGCGGTCAGCCGCACCTTCCCCATTCCGGGCGTCGCCGACCAGGCCATCGGCCTCAAGGCGATCGAAGAGGCCGTCGCCATCCGCGACCGCGTGCTCGACAACTTCGCCAAGGCAGCGACGCTTCCTGCCGGACCGGAGCGCGAGCGGCTGCTCACGTTCGTCGTCGTCGGCGGCGGATTCGCGGGCATCGAGGTCTTCGCCGAGCTGCGCGCGTTCGCGAGCGCCCTGCTCAAGCAGTACCCGGAGATCACGTTCGAGGAGACGCACTTCCACCTCATCGAGGCGATGGGGCGCATCATGCCCGAGGTGTCGCTCGAGACGAGTCACTGGGTCATCAAGAACCTCGCCCAGCGCGGCGCGGAGATCCACCTCGAGACCCAGTTGCAGAGCGCTGTCAACGGCGTCATCGAGCTGAGCACCGGCGAGAGCTTCGAGTCTGACCTGATCGTGTGGACGGCAGGCGTCATGGCGACGCCGCAGATCGTGCGCCACACCGACCTTCCGATCGAGGAGCGCGGTCGCGTCAAGACCCGCGCCGATCTGCGTGTGACCACTGACGGTGACGACGTCATCGCCGACGCGTGGGCCTGTGGCGATGTTGCGGCCGTGCCCGACCTCTCGGGCTTCGGCGTCGGCGGCAACTGCGTGCCGAACGCTCAGCACGCCGTGCGCCAGGCCAAGCTGCTGGCGAAGAACATCGTCGCGACGCTCCGCGGGGAGGGCGTGAAGGACTACTTCCACAAACCGCTCGGCGCCGTGGCCGGCCTCGGGCTCGGCATCGGCGTCTACCAGTGGCGCAAGCTCGCCATCAAGGGATGGCCGGCCTGGTTCATGCACCGCGGCTACCACGGCCTCGCGATGCCGAGCTGGGAGCGCAAGTGGCGTGTGCTCGGCGACTGGTGGCTCGACTTCTGGCTGGGCCGCGACAACGTGTCGATGTCCGCAGTGCAGACGCCGCGTGCCGTGTTCGAGGAGTTCGCTGCGCGTCCGAAGCCGCCGGTCGAGGCTGCAGCGCCGAAGAGCGAGCCGAAGGCTGCGGAGAAGAAGTCTGTGACCAAGGAGCCGGCGAAGGCGTAG
- a CDS encoding carbohydrate ABC transporter permease: protein MTATQSIVTTGKGSLKPGRNKTKLTGGDVAVGTASHVLLIAWTIIVAVPLLWVFLSSFKTTKQILDSPFGLPQKLDFTNYVNAWNTSGIGTYFVNTLIVVGSALIIVMVLGAMCAYVLARFKFFGARAIYWLMLAGLTFPPFLAIVPLFKILQGIGLLNTLPGLILTYVAFALPFTVFFLYSFFQGLPDEIYEAAQVDGASEWRTFFQVMLPMATPGMAAVAIFNFLGLWNQFLLPVALNSNQSNYVLTQGMAQFASQAGYSVDFGALYAAVVITVIPVLIVYVFFQRQLQGSVSQGTNK from the coding sequence ATGACCGCCACCCAGAGCATCGTCACGACGGGCAAGGGGAGCCTGAAGCCGGGACGCAACAAGACCAAGCTGACCGGTGGCGACGTCGCGGTCGGCACCGCCTCGCACGTGCTGCTGATCGCGTGGACGATCATCGTCGCCGTTCCGCTGCTGTGGGTCTTCTTGTCGTCGTTCAAGACGACGAAGCAGATTCTGGACAGCCCGTTCGGCCTGCCGCAGAAGCTCGACTTCACGAACTATGTGAACGCCTGGAACACCTCGGGCATCGGCACCTACTTCGTCAACACGCTGATCGTCGTCGGCTCGGCGCTGATCATCGTGATGGTGCTCGGCGCCATGTGCGCGTACGTGCTGGCGAGGTTCAAGTTCTTCGGTGCACGCGCGATCTACTGGCTCATGCTGGCGGGGCTGACGTTCCCGCCGTTCCTCGCGATCGTCCCGTTGTTCAAGATCCTGCAGGGCATCGGACTGCTGAACACCCTGCCTGGTCTGATCCTCACGTATGTGGCGTTCGCGCTGCCGTTCACCGTGTTCTTCCTCTACTCGTTCTTCCAGGGTCTCCCTGACGAGATCTACGAGGCGGCACAGGTCGACGGGGCGAGCGAGTGGCGCACGTTCTTCCAGGTGATGCTGCCCATGGCAACACCCGGAATGGCCGCCGTCGCCATCTTCAACTTCCTCGGGCTGTGGAACCAGTTCCTCCTGCCCGTGGCGTTGAACTCGAACCAGAGCAACTACGTGCTGACCCAGGGCATGGCTCAGTTCGCGTCGCAGGCGGGCTACTCCGTCGACTTCGGCGCGCTCTACGCCGCTGTCGTGATCACGGTGATCCCGGTGCTCATCGTGTACGTGTTCTTCCAGCGTCAGCTGCAGGGATCGGTGTCCCAGGGCACGAACAAGTAG